The following are from one region of the Populus trichocarpa isolate Nisqually-1 chromosome 8, P.trichocarpa_v4.1, whole genome shotgun sequence genome:
- the LOC7457822 gene encoding RNA demethylase ALKBH10B isoform X1 — protein MAMPPGNVVIPDKVQFPAGAAGGGGGGNEIHQHQLQRHQWFPVDERDGFISWLRGEFAAANAIIDSLCHHLRAVGEAGEYDLVVGCIQQRRSNWNHVLHMQQYFSVGEVIVALQQVVLRRQQQQQQQQQQQQNHHHQQRFYYDHGKVGGRDFKRSSSAGFNRGHRGGGGGGGGDAVKEGVNSSVENHSFNGNSSENIRSEKFEEVKSGGDGGKSDDKKADATAKSHTDNHKNSSGNAQGTFSGNSEAVAVDDRSSPEESDSHPSNNQNEKQNLAITPKTFVAEEKIDGQMVNVVDGLKLYENLLDGLEVSKLVSLVNELRATGRRGQCQAGQTYILSKRPMKGHGREMIQLGLPIADAPAEDENATGTSKERRVESIPALLQDVIEHFVAMQVMTMKPDSCIIDIYNEGDHSQPHMWPPWFGKPVSVLFLTECELTFGKVIDTLHHGDYKGSLKLSVAPGSLLVMQGKSSDLAKHAIPMIKKQRMLVTFTKSQPKKLTSNDGPRLPSHAVAPSSHWGPPPSRSPNHLRHPVPKHYAAIPTTGVLLVPPIRPQIPPPNGVQPLFMTTPVAAPMPFPAPVPIPPVSTGWPTSSPRHPSARLPVPIPGTGVFLPPPGSGNASSALQLSATATEMNFPTETEKEKENGPGKSNHDTSASPKEKSAEKTQRQDSNGDVDGIAVKKEEQQSVSHTVAGQSAGAV, from the exons ATGGCAATGCCACCAGGAAATGTGGTCATACCGGACAAAGTTCAGTTTCCTGCTGGTGCTGCCGGTGGCGGAGGTGGTGGAAATGAGATCCACCAGCACCAACTCCAAAGGCACCAGTGGTTCCCTGTCGACGAGCGCGACGGGTTTATCTCGTGGCTGAGGGGGGAATTCGCTGCTGCCAATGCGATTATTGATTCTCTCTGCCACCACCTGCGTGCCGTCGGGGAAGCTGGTGAGTATGATTTAGTTGTAGGGTGTATACAGCAGAGGAGGAGTAATTGGAATCATGTGCTGCATATGCAGCAGTACTTTTCGGTGGGGGAGGTTATTGTTGCATTGCAACAAGTTGTATTGAGgagacagcagcagcagcagcagcagcagcagcagcagcagaatcatcatcatcagcagAGGTTTTATTACGATCACGGTAAAGTTGGGGGAAGGGATTTTAAGAGATCTTCTAGTGCCGGGTTTAATAGAGGACATAGggggggtggtggtggtggtggtggtgatgcaGTGAAAGAAGGGGTTAATTCTAGTGTAGAGAATCATAGTTTTAATGGAAATTCTTCGGAGAATATTAGGAGTGAGAAATTTGAGGAGGTAAAATCCGGTGGTGATGGTGGGAAATCTGACGATAAGAAAG CAGATGCTACTGCAAAATCACATACAGATAACCACAAGAATAGTTCGGGGAATGCACAAGGAACCTTTTCTGGAAATTCAGAAGCTGTGGCTGTTGATGATCGGTCTAGCCCCGAAG AGAGTGATTCACATCCTAGCAACAATCAGAATGAGAAGCAGAATCTTGCTATCACTCCAAAAACATTTGTTGCTGAGGAGAAGATAGATGGACAGATG GTTAATGTGGTTGATGGACTGAAATTGTATGAAAACTTGCTTGATGGCTTGGAAGTTTCAAAGCTTGTTTCTTTGGTTAATGAGTTAAGAGCTACTGGGAGAAGAGGACAGTGTCAAG CAGGTCAGACATATATCCTCTCCAAAAGGCCCATGAAGGGACATGGAAGGGAGATGATACAATTGGGTCTTCCCATTGCAGATGCACCCGCAGAAGATGAAAATGCAACTGGGACCTCCAAAG AGCGGAGAGTAGAATCCATTCCTGCATTGCTGCAAGATGTAATCGAACATTTTGTTGCCATGCAAGTTATGACCATGAAGCCAGACTCTTGCATAATTGATATCTATAATGAG GGTGATCACTCCCAGCCTCACATGTGGCCTCCATGGTTTGGAAAGCCTGTTTCAGTTCTTTTCTTGACAGAATGTGAGCTGACTTTTGGGAAAGTAATTGATACCCTGCATCATGGGGATTATAAAGGGTCTCTCAAGCTTTCTGTTGCACCTGG ATCCTTACTTGTGATGCAAGGGAAGTCATCAGATTTGGCCAAGCATGCAATCCCCATGATTAAAAAGCAACGGATGCTTGTTACCTTCACCAAGTCTCAACCAAAGAAACTTACATCTAATGATGGCCCGCGGCTTCCTTCACACGCCGTAGCCCCATCTTCCCATTGGGGTCCACCGCCAAGCAGATCCCCGAATCATCTTCGTCATCCTGTGCCCAAGCATTACGCAGCAATTCCAACAACTGGTGTACTGTTAGTGCCGCCTATTCGGCCTCAAATTCCACCTCCAAATGGTGTACAGCCACTCTTCATGACCACCCCAGTTGCAGCACCAATGCCATTCCCTGCACCAGTTCCCATCCCACCAGTTTCAACTGGATGGCCTACATCCTCTCCAAGGCATCCTTCGGCTCGCCTACCTGTCCCCATCCCCGGCACAGGTGTTTTCCTCCCTCCTCCAGGTTCCGGCAATGCATCATCTGCACTGCAGTTGTCGGCGACTGCTACTGAGATGAATTTTCCTACAGagacagaaaaggaaaaggaaaatggaCCAGGAAAGTCCAATCATGATACAAGTGCTTCTCCAAAAGAGAAATCTGCTGAAAAGACTCAAAGACAAGACTCCAATGGAGATGTGGATGGAATAGCTGTGAAAAAGGAAGAACAGCAAAGTGTTAGCCATACAGTAGCTGGCCAGTCAGCTGGAGCAGTGTAG
- the LOC7457822 gene encoding RNA demethylase ALKBH10B isoform X4: MAMPPGNVVIPDKVQFPAGAAGGGGGGNEIHQHQLQRHQWFPVDERDGFISWLRGEFAAANAIIDSLCHHLRAVGEAGEYDLVVGCIQQRRSNWNHVLHMQQYFSVGEVIVALQQVVLRRQQQQQQQQQQQQNHHHQQRFYYDHGKVGGRDFKRSSSAGFNRGHRGGGGGGGGDAVKEGVNSSVENHSFNGNSSENIRSEKFEEVKSGGDGGKSDDKKDATAKSHTDNHKNSSGNAQGTFSGNSEAVAVDDRSSPEESDSHPSNNQNEKQNLAITPKTFVAEEKIDGQMVNVVDGLKLYENLLDGLEVSKLVSLVNELRATGRRGQCQGQTYILSKRPMKGHGREMIQLGLPIADAPAEDENATGTSKERRVESIPALLQDVIEHFVAMQVMTMKPDSCIIDIYNEGDHSQPHMWPPWFGKPVSVLFLTECELTFGKVIDTLHHGDYKGSLKLSVAPGSLLVMQGKSSDLAKHAIPMIKKQRMLVTFTKSQPKKLTSNDGPRLPSHAVAPSSHWGPPPSRSPNHLRHPVPKHYAAIPTTGVLLVPPIRPQIPPPNGVQPLFMTTPVAAPMPFPAPVPIPPVSTGWPTSSPRHPSARLPVPIPGTGVFLPPPGSGNASSALQLSATATEMNFPTETEKEKENGPGKSNHDTSASPKEKSAEKTQRQDSNGDVDGIAVKKEEQQSVSHTVAGQSAGAV; this comes from the exons ATGGCAATGCCACCAGGAAATGTGGTCATACCGGACAAAGTTCAGTTTCCTGCTGGTGCTGCCGGTGGCGGAGGTGGTGGAAATGAGATCCACCAGCACCAACTCCAAAGGCACCAGTGGTTCCCTGTCGACGAGCGCGACGGGTTTATCTCGTGGCTGAGGGGGGAATTCGCTGCTGCCAATGCGATTATTGATTCTCTCTGCCACCACCTGCGTGCCGTCGGGGAAGCTGGTGAGTATGATTTAGTTGTAGGGTGTATACAGCAGAGGAGGAGTAATTGGAATCATGTGCTGCATATGCAGCAGTACTTTTCGGTGGGGGAGGTTATTGTTGCATTGCAACAAGTTGTATTGAGgagacagcagcagcagcagcagcagcagcagcagcagcagaatcatcatcatcagcagAGGTTTTATTACGATCACGGTAAAGTTGGGGGAAGGGATTTTAAGAGATCTTCTAGTGCCGGGTTTAATAGAGGACATAGggggggtggtggtggtggtggtggtgatgcaGTGAAAGAAGGGGTTAATTCTAGTGTAGAGAATCATAGTTTTAATGGAAATTCTTCGGAGAATATTAGGAGTGAGAAATTTGAGGAGGTAAAATCCGGTGGTGATGGTGGGAAATCTGACGATAAGAAAG ATGCTACTGCAAAATCACATACAGATAACCACAAGAATAGTTCGGGGAATGCACAAGGAACCTTTTCTGGAAATTCAGAAGCTGTGGCTGTTGATGATCGGTCTAGCCCCGAAG AGAGTGATTCACATCCTAGCAACAATCAGAATGAGAAGCAGAATCTTGCTATCACTCCAAAAACATTTGTTGCTGAGGAGAAGATAGATGGACAGATG GTTAATGTGGTTGATGGACTGAAATTGTATGAAAACTTGCTTGATGGCTTGGAAGTTTCAAAGCTTGTTTCTTTGGTTAATGAGTTAAGAGCTACTGGGAGAAGAGGACAGTGTCAAG GTCAGACATATATCCTCTCCAAAAGGCCCATGAAGGGACATGGAAGGGAGATGATACAATTGGGTCTTCCCATTGCAGATGCACCCGCAGAAGATGAAAATGCAACTGGGACCTCCAAAG AGCGGAGAGTAGAATCCATTCCTGCATTGCTGCAAGATGTAATCGAACATTTTGTTGCCATGCAAGTTATGACCATGAAGCCAGACTCTTGCATAATTGATATCTATAATGAG GGTGATCACTCCCAGCCTCACATGTGGCCTCCATGGTTTGGAAAGCCTGTTTCAGTTCTTTTCTTGACAGAATGTGAGCTGACTTTTGGGAAAGTAATTGATACCCTGCATCATGGGGATTATAAAGGGTCTCTCAAGCTTTCTGTTGCACCTGG ATCCTTACTTGTGATGCAAGGGAAGTCATCAGATTTGGCCAAGCATGCAATCCCCATGATTAAAAAGCAACGGATGCTTGTTACCTTCACCAAGTCTCAACCAAAGAAACTTACATCTAATGATGGCCCGCGGCTTCCTTCACACGCCGTAGCCCCATCTTCCCATTGGGGTCCACCGCCAAGCAGATCCCCGAATCATCTTCGTCATCCTGTGCCCAAGCATTACGCAGCAATTCCAACAACTGGTGTACTGTTAGTGCCGCCTATTCGGCCTCAAATTCCACCTCCAAATGGTGTACAGCCACTCTTCATGACCACCCCAGTTGCAGCACCAATGCCATTCCCTGCACCAGTTCCCATCCCACCAGTTTCAACTGGATGGCCTACATCCTCTCCAAGGCATCCTTCGGCTCGCCTACCTGTCCCCATCCCCGGCACAGGTGTTTTCCTCCCTCCTCCAGGTTCCGGCAATGCATCATCTGCACTGCAGTTGTCGGCGACTGCTACTGAGATGAATTTTCCTACAGagacagaaaaggaaaaggaaaatggaCCAGGAAAGTCCAATCATGATACAAGTGCTTCTCCAAAAGAGAAATCTGCTGAAAAGACTCAAAGACAAGACTCCAATGGAGATGTGGATGGAATAGCTGTGAAAAAGGAAGAACAGCAAAGTGTTAGCCATACAGTAGCTGGCCAGTCAGCTGGAGCAGTGTAG
- the LOC7457822 gene encoding RNA demethylase ALKBH10B isoform X2 → MAMPPGNVVIPDKVQFPAGAAGGGGGGNEIHQHQLQRHQWFPVDERDGFISWLRGEFAAANAIIDSLCHHLRAVGEAGEYDLVVGCIQQRRSNWNHVLHMQQYFSVGEVIVALQQVVLRRQQQQQQQQQQQQNHHHQQRFYYDHGKVGGRDFKRSSSAGFNRGHRGGGGGGGGDAVKEGVNSSVENHSFNGNSSENIRSEKFEEVKSGGDGGKSDDKKDATAKSHTDNHKNSSGNAQGTFSGNSEAVAVDDRSSPEESDSHPSNNQNEKQNLAITPKTFVAEEKIDGQMVNVVDGLKLYENLLDGLEVSKLVSLVNELRATGRRGQCQAGQTYILSKRPMKGHGREMIQLGLPIADAPAEDENATGTSKERRVESIPALLQDVIEHFVAMQVMTMKPDSCIIDIYNEGDHSQPHMWPPWFGKPVSVLFLTECELTFGKVIDTLHHGDYKGSLKLSVAPGSLLVMQGKSSDLAKHAIPMIKKQRMLVTFTKSQPKKLTSNDGPRLPSHAVAPSSHWGPPPSRSPNHLRHPVPKHYAAIPTTGVLLVPPIRPQIPPPNGVQPLFMTTPVAAPMPFPAPVPIPPVSTGWPTSSPRHPSARLPVPIPGTGVFLPPPGSGNASSALQLSATATEMNFPTETEKEKENGPGKSNHDTSASPKEKSAEKTQRQDSNGDVDGIAVKKEEQQSVSHTVAGQSAGAV, encoded by the exons ATGGCAATGCCACCAGGAAATGTGGTCATACCGGACAAAGTTCAGTTTCCTGCTGGTGCTGCCGGTGGCGGAGGTGGTGGAAATGAGATCCACCAGCACCAACTCCAAAGGCACCAGTGGTTCCCTGTCGACGAGCGCGACGGGTTTATCTCGTGGCTGAGGGGGGAATTCGCTGCTGCCAATGCGATTATTGATTCTCTCTGCCACCACCTGCGTGCCGTCGGGGAAGCTGGTGAGTATGATTTAGTTGTAGGGTGTATACAGCAGAGGAGGAGTAATTGGAATCATGTGCTGCATATGCAGCAGTACTTTTCGGTGGGGGAGGTTATTGTTGCATTGCAACAAGTTGTATTGAGgagacagcagcagcagcagcagcagcagcagcagcagcagaatcatcatcatcagcagAGGTTTTATTACGATCACGGTAAAGTTGGGGGAAGGGATTTTAAGAGATCTTCTAGTGCCGGGTTTAATAGAGGACATAGggggggtggtggtggtggtggtggtgatgcaGTGAAAGAAGGGGTTAATTCTAGTGTAGAGAATCATAGTTTTAATGGAAATTCTTCGGAGAATATTAGGAGTGAGAAATTTGAGGAGGTAAAATCCGGTGGTGATGGTGGGAAATCTGACGATAAGAAAG ATGCTACTGCAAAATCACATACAGATAACCACAAGAATAGTTCGGGGAATGCACAAGGAACCTTTTCTGGAAATTCAGAAGCTGTGGCTGTTGATGATCGGTCTAGCCCCGAAG AGAGTGATTCACATCCTAGCAACAATCAGAATGAGAAGCAGAATCTTGCTATCACTCCAAAAACATTTGTTGCTGAGGAGAAGATAGATGGACAGATG GTTAATGTGGTTGATGGACTGAAATTGTATGAAAACTTGCTTGATGGCTTGGAAGTTTCAAAGCTTGTTTCTTTGGTTAATGAGTTAAGAGCTACTGGGAGAAGAGGACAGTGTCAAG CAGGTCAGACATATATCCTCTCCAAAAGGCCCATGAAGGGACATGGAAGGGAGATGATACAATTGGGTCTTCCCATTGCAGATGCACCCGCAGAAGATGAAAATGCAACTGGGACCTCCAAAG AGCGGAGAGTAGAATCCATTCCTGCATTGCTGCAAGATGTAATCGAACATTTTGTTGCCATGCAAGTTATGACCATGAAGCCAGACTCTTGCATAATTGATATCTATAATGAG GGTGATCACTCCCAGCCTCACATGTGGCCTCCATGGTTTGGAAAGCCTGTTTCAGTTCTTTTCTTGACAGAATGTGAGCTGACTTTTGGGAAAGTAATTGATACCCTGCATCATGGGGATTATAAAGGGTCTCTCAAGCTTTCTGTTGCACCTGG ATCCTTACTTGTGATGCAAGGGAAGTCATCAGATTTGGCCAAGCATGCAATCCCCATGATTAAAAAGCAACGGATGCTTGTTACCTTCACCAAGTCTCAACCAAAGAAACTTACATCTAATGATGGCCCGCGGCTTCCTTCACACGCCGTAGCCCCATCTTCCCATTGGGGTCCACCGCCAAGCAGATCCCCGAATCATCTTCGTCATCCTGTGCCCAAGCATTACGCAGCAATTCCAACAACTGGTGTACTGTTAGTGCCGCCTATTCGGCCTCAAATTCCACCTCCAAATGGTGTACAGCCACTCTTCATGACCACCCCAGTTGCAGCACCAATGCCATTCCCTGCACCAGTTCCCATCCCACCAGTTTCAACTGGATGGCCTACATCCTCTCCAAGGCATCCTTCGGCTCGCCTACCTGTCCCCATCCCCGGCACAGGTGTTTTCCTCCCTCCTCCAGGTTCCGGCAATGCATCATCTGCACTGCAGTTGTCGGCGACTGCTACTGAGATGAATTTTCCTACAGagacagaaaaggaaaaggaaaatggaCCAGGAAAGTCCAATCATGATACAAGTGCTTCTCCAAAAGAGAAATCTGCTGAAAAGACTCAAAGACAAGACTCCAATGGAGATGTGGATGGAATAGCTGTGAAAAAGGAAGAACAGCAAAGTGTTAGCCATACAGTAGCTGGCCAGTCAGCTGGAGCAGTGTAG
- the LOC7457822 gene encoding RNA demethylase ALKBH10B isoform X3 — MAMPPGNVVIPDKVQFPAGAAGGGGGGNEIHQHQLQRHQWFPVDERDGFISWLRGEFAAANAIIDSLCHHLRAVGEAGEYDLVVGCIQQRRSNWNHVLHMQQYFSVGEVIVALQQVVLRRQQQQQQQQQQQQNHHHQQRFYYDHGKVGGRDFKRSSSAGFNRGHRGGGGGGGGDAVKEGVNSSVENHSFNGNSSENIRSEKFEEVKSGGDGGKSDDKKADATAKSHTDNHKNSSGNAQGTFSGNSEAVAVDDRSSPEESDSHPSNNQNEKQNLAITPKTFVAEEKIDGQMVNVVDGLKLYENLLDGLEVSKLVSLVNELRATGRRGQCQGQTYILSKRPMKGHGREMIQLGLPIADAPAEDENATGTSKERRVESIPALLQDVIEHFVAMQVMTMKPDSCIIDIYNEGDHSQPHMWPPWFGKPVSVLFLTECELTFGKVIDTLHHGDYKGSLKLSVAPGSLLVMQGKSSDLAKHAIPMIKKQRMLVTFTKSQPKKLTSNDGPRLPSHAVAPSSHWGPPPSRSPNHLRHPVPKHYAAIPTTGVLLVPPIRPQIPPPNGVQPLFMTTPVAAPMPFPAPVPIPPVSTGWPTSSPRHPSARLPVPIPGTGVFLPPPGSGNASSALQLSATATEMNFPTETEKEKENGPGKSNHDTSASPKEKSAEKTQRQDSNGDVDGIAVKKEEQQSVSHTVAGQSAGAV, encoded by the exons ATGGCAATGCCACCAGGAAATGTGGTCATACCGGACAAAGTTCAGTTTCCTGCTGGTGCTGCCGGTGGCGGAGGTGGTGGAAATGAGATCCACCAGCACCAACTCCAAAGGCACCAGTGGTTCCCTGTCGACGAGCGCGACGGGTTTATCTCGTGGCTGAGGGGGGAATTCGCTGCTGCCAATGCGATTATTGATTCTCTCTGCCACCACCTGCGTGCCGTCGGGGAAGCTGGTGAGTATGATTTAGTTGTAGGGTGTATACAGCAGAGGAGGAGTAATTGGAATCATGTGCTGCATATGCAGCAGTACTTTTCGGTGGGGGAGGTTATTGTTGCATTGCAACAAGTTGTATTGAGgagacagcagcagcagcagcagcagcagcagcagcagcagaatcatcatcatcagcagAGGTTTTATTACGATCACGGTAAAGTTGGGGGAAGGGATTTTAAGAGATCTTCTAGTGCCGGGTTTAATAGAGGACATAGggggggtggtggtggtggtggtggtgatgcaGTGAAAGAAGGGGTTAATTCTAGTGTAGAGAATCATAGTTTTAATGGAAATTCTTCGGAGAATATTAGGAGTGAGAAATTTGAGGAGGTAAAATCCGGTGGTGATGGTGGGAAATCTGACGATAAGAAAG CAGATGCTACTGCAAAATCACATACAGATAACCACAAGAATAGTTCGGGGAATGCACAAGGAACCTTTTCTGGAAATTCAGAAGCTGTGGCTGTTGATGATCGGTCTAGCCCCGAAG AGAGTGATTCACATCCTAGCAACAATCAGAATGAGAAGCAGAATCTTGCTATCACTCCAAAAACATTTGTTGCTGAGGAGAAGATAGATGGACAGATG GTTAATGTGGTTGATGGACTGAAATTGTATGAAAACTTGCTTGATGGCTTGGAAGTTTCAAAGCTTGTTTCTTTGGTTAATGAGTTAAGAGCTACTGGGAGAAGAGGACAGTGTCAAG GTCAGACATATATCCTCTCCAAAAGGCCCATGAAGGGACATGGAAGGGAGATGATACAATTGGGTCTTCCCATTGCAGATGCACCCGCAGAAGATGAAAATGCAACTGGGACCTCCAAAG AGCGGAGAGTAGAATCCATTCCTGCATTGCTGCAAGATGTAATCGAACATTTTGTTGCCATGCAAGTTATGACCATGAAGCCAGACTCTTGCATAATTGATATCTATAATGAG GGTGATCACTCCCAGCCTCACATGTGGCCTCCATGGTTTGGAAAGCCTGTTTCAGTTCTTTTCTTGACAGAATGTGAGCTGACTTTTGGGAAAGTAATTGATACCCTGCATCATGGGGATTATAAAGGGTCTCTCAAGCTTTCTGTTGCACCTGG ATCCTTACTTGTGATGCAAGGGAAGTCATCAGATTTGGCCAAGCATGCAATCCCCATGATTAAAAAGCAACGGATGCTTGTTACCTTCACCAAGTCTCAACCAAAGAAACTTACATCTAATGATGGCCCGCGGCTTCCTTCACACGCCGTAGCCCCATCTTCCCATTGGGGTCCACCGCCAAGCAGATCCCCGAATCATCTTCGTCATCCTGTGCCCAAGCATTACGCAGCAATTCCAACAACTGGTGTACTGTTAGTGCCGCCTATTCGGCCTCAAATTCCACCTCCAAATGGTGTACAGCCACTCTTCATGACCACCCCAGTTGCAGCACCAATGCCATTCCCTGCACCAGTTCCCATCCCACCAGTTTCAACTGGATGGCCTACATCCTCTCCAAGGCATCCTTCGGCTCGCCTACCTGTCCCCATCCCCGGCACAGGTGTTTTCCTCCCTCCTCCAGGTTCCGGCAATGCATCATCTGCACTGCAGTTGTCGGCGACTGCTACTGAGATGAATTTTCCTACAGagacagaaaaggaaaaggaaaatggaCCAGGAAAGTCCAATCATGATACAAGTGCTTCTCCAAAAGAGAAATCTGCTGAAAAGACTCAAAGACAAGACTCCAATGGAGATGTGGATGGAATAGCTGTGAAAAAGGAAGAACAGCAAAGTGTTAGCCATACAGTAGCTGGCCAGTCAGCTGGAGCAGTGTAG